In Solanum stenotomum isolate F172 chromosome 6, ASM1918654v1, whole genome shotgun sequence, one DNA window encodes the following:
- the LOC125868194 gene encoding DEAD-box ATP-dependent RNA helicase 37-like codes for MPTSWADSVSAAENLAAARPRSSYVPPHLRNRPPSTDPPAHASYAGPAASAQDQSGYGGPNVGGSRWSGPRNDFRSGYGGGGGRGSGGGWNNRTGGWDRGRDREANPFADDDAEPFVEPENSGINFDAYEDIPVETSGDNVPPPVNTFVEIDLGEAVNLNIRRCKYVKPTPVQKHAIPIALAGRDLMACAQTGSGKTAAFCFPIISGIMRGQFPRPPRPRVAFPLALILSPTRELSCQIHDEAKKFAYQTGVRVVVAYGGAPINQQLRELEKGVHILVATPGRLVDLLERARVSLQMIRYLALDEADRMLDMGFEPQIRKIVQQMDMPPPGVRQTMLFSATFPKEIQRLALDFLSSYIFLAVGRVGSSTDLIVQRVEYVQETDKRSHLMDLLHAQRANGSHGKQALTLVFVETKKGADSLEHWLCMNGFPATAIHGDRTQQEREYALKSFKTGNTPILVATDVAARGLDIPHVAHVVNFDIPNDIDDYVHRIGRTGRAGKSGLATAFFNENNSSVARSLADLMQEANQEVPAWLSRYAARSSHGGSKNRRGGNRFGGRDFRKDSSFNRGGVTDYYGGANMSSGYGAPGGYAAPYGGAGVTSAWD; via the exons ATGCCAACATCCTGGGCTGATTCGGTTTCTGCAGCCGAGAATCTGGCTGCTGCTCGCCCCAGGTCATCCTATGTTCCACCACATCTTAGAAACAGGCCACCTTCAACAGATCCTCCTGCACATGCTTCCTATGCTGGGCCTGCTGCATCTGCGCAGGACCAAAGTGGTTATGGTGGCCCAAATGTAGGTGGAAGTCGATGGAGTGGTCCGAGGAATGATTTCCGATCTGGTTATGGTGGTGGAGGAGGCCGTGGCAGTGGCGGTGGCTGGAACAACAGAACAGGTGGTTGGGATCGTGGGAGGGACCGAGAAGCTAATCCCTTTGCAGATGATGATGCTGAACCCTTTGTTGAGCCTGAGAATTCTGGGATCAACTTTGATGCGTACGAGGATATTCCTGTGGAGACAAGTGGGGATAATGTACCCCCTCCTGTGAACACGTTTGTTGAGATTGATTTAGGTGAAGCTGTCAACCTAAATATCAGGAGATGCAAGTATGTTAAACCAACCCCTGTGCAAAAGCATGCTATACCAATTGCACTTGCTGGTAGAGATTTGATGGCTTGTGCTCAGACTGGTTCTGGAAAAACGGCTGCTTTCTGTTTTCCCATCATTAGTGGAATAATGAGGGGACAATTTCCAAGACCTCCACGTCCACGTGTCGCATTTCCACTGGCTCTTATTCTTTCTCCGACTAGGGAGCTCTCATGCCAA ATTCACGATGAAGCTAAGAAATTTGCATATCAGACTGGTGTCAGGGTGGTTGTTGCTTATGGTGGTGCTCCCATAAACCAACAG CTTCGAGAACTAGAGAAAGGAGTGCATATTCTTGTGGCAACACCTGGGCGGTTGGTTGATTTACTTGAGAGAGCTAGAGTCTCGCTACAGATGATAAGGTACTTGGCTCTAGATGAGGCAGACCGAATGCTTGATATGGGTTTCGAGCCTCAAATAAGGAAAATTGTGCAACAAATGGACATGCCTCCACCAGGTGTAAGACAGACAATGCTGTTCAGTGCCACTTTTCCCAAAGAGATTCAG AGACTGGCATTGGATTTTCTTTCAAGCTATATCTTTTTGGCTGTGGGAAGAGTCGGCTCTAGTACTGATCTGATTGTCCAAAGAGTTGAATATGTTCAGGAGACTGACAAGAGAAGCCACCTGATGGATCTCCTTCATGCACAGAGGGCAAATGGTTCTCATGGCAAG CAAGCTCTTACCCTTGTTTTTGTCGAGACGAAAAAAGGAGCTGATTCATTGGAGCATTGGCTTTGTATGAACGGTTTCCCTGCTACTGCTATTCATGGTGATAGAACTCAGCAG GAAAGGGAATACGCCCTGAAATCCTTCAAAACTGGTAATACACCAATCTTGGTTGCAACGGATGTGGCAGCACGTGGTCTTGATATACCCCATGTTGCTCATGTTGTGAACTTTGACATTCCAAATGACATTGATGATTATGTCCACCGTATTGGAAGAACAGGGCGAGCAGGAAAATCAGGTTTAGCAACAGCCTTCTTTAATGAGAACAATTCTTCTGTGGCAAGATCACTGGCTGATCTGATGCAAGAAGCAAACCAAGAAGTACCTGCTTGGCTTTCTCGCTATGCTGCTCGATCTTCACATGGAGGCAGCAAAAACCGTCGTGGTGGAAATCGTTTTGGTGGCCGTGATTTCCGAAAAGATTCCTCTTTCAATCGAGGAGGGGTCACAGACTACTATGGTGGGGCCAATATGAGCAGTGGTTATGGTGCTCCTGGTGGGTATGCTGCACCATATGGTGGTGCTGGTGTGACTAGTGCCTGGGACTAA
- the LOC125866574 gene encoding receptor-like protein Cf-9 yields MSLLFLLASFFLCQLVLSSFAMCPRDQSLALVEFNQSFVVDASESFLCDKQSYPKTSSWNMNKDCCSWDGIICDEMTGHVIEVDLSCSQLVGKIDFNSSLFQLSHLQRLNLSMNDFDGSHISPKFGRLASLTHLDLSRADFSGQIPSEISHLSKLQSVFLSYNSELRLVAYDFKMSLQNLTQLRELHLSGVNISSTIPLNFSSHLTTLGLTSTGVYGIIPESIFNLPNLETLDLSYNAQLNGYFPKTKWNSSASLMELNLAGVNFSGNFLPECLGYLTSLQRLVFSSCNLSGQVPKSLWNLTRLEYMDLQDNRLEGPIFPQFTSGLQNLNTLWLSNNSLNGEIPSWIFSLPLLSELDLSNNHFSGQLKEFSNNSALVRVDISENEMQGCLPKSIQNLVSLVLISLANNQLQCPLPKSLQNLRNLKYFDLLSNNFSGSVDVSVFSNLKQLWYLDLSYNSISLINENKVKSTLPQSLEYLYLAACQVKELDFLRSAKNFYTLDLSYNNIQGTIPDVVLSNWMHSIKNLNLAHNMLTSIDHISSFSQLISINLLSNSLQGTLPIPPPSIEFFFMSNNNVSGKIPSSICNLTTLKILDLSNNNLKGEIPQCLGNMSDQLEVLDMRHNSLSGSLQTTFSSGSKLKSFNLHGNNLEGKLPRSLANCKELEVLDLGNNQLNDTFPMWLGTLPNLQVLSLRLNNLHGPIRTSTSSKLFPQLRMLDLSRNAFTAELPTSLFRNLKAMRRIVIDKTMKAPGDEEKTYYQDSVIVSTKGLELEVVRILSLYTTMDLSNNEFEGHIPSMLGDLIALRVLNLSHNELHGHIPPSLGKLSVVESLDLSSNRLSGEIPKQLVSLTSLAVFNLSRNHLEGCIPKGNQFDTFDNNSYEGNDRLRGLPVSRGCGSDRIPETNNTTFVPDEENDSTFLSELSWKVVLMGYGTGLIIGFSIAYLMLSSRNPNWLSGIAEDLEYRIIMRRRKKQRGQMHYRRRRNNGI; encoded by the coding sequence atgAGTCTCTTGTTTCTACTTgcatctttctttctttgtcaACTTGTTTTGTCCTCATTTGCAATGTGCCCCAGAGATCAAAGTCTTGCCCTTGTAGAATTCAACCAGTCTTTTGTTGTTGATGCATCTGAATCTTTTCTTTGTGACAAGCAGTCTTATCCTAAAACGAGTTCATGGAACATGAACAAAGATTGTTGTTCGTGGGATGGAATAATATGTGATGAGATGACCGGTCATGTGATTGAGGTTGACCTCAGTTGCAGCCAACTTGTTGGGAAGATTGATTTCAATAGCAGCCTATTCCAACTCTCTCATCTCCAAAGGCTCAATCTTTCTATGAATGACTTTGACGGTTCTCATATCTCGCCTAAATTTGGCAGGTTAGCAAGCTTGACACATCTTGATCTTTCCCGGGCAGACTTCTCAGGTCAAATTCCTTCTGAAATCTCTCATCTCTCCAAGTTACAGTCTGTTTTTTTATCGTATAACAGTGAGCTTAGACTCGTAGCTTACGATTTCAAGATGTCCCTTCAGAATTTGACTCAATTAAGAGAGCTTCATCTTAGTGGTGTGAACATCTCTTCCACCATTCCTCTGAATTTCTCTTCTCATTTAACGACTCTGGGGCTGACGAGTACAGGAGTGTATGGGATAATACCTGAGAGTATCTTTAACCTGCCCAACCTGGAAACACTTGACTTAAGTTACAATGCTCAGCTCAATGGTTACTTTCCAAAGACCAAATGGAATAGCAGTGCATCTCTCATGGAGCTGAATCTCGCTGGGGTAAATTTTTCTGGTAATTTCCTGCCTGAATGTCTTGGCTATCTAACTTCACTGCAGAGATTGGTATTTAGTTCCTGCAATTTATCGGGGCAGGTTCCGAAATCTCTTTGGAACCTCACCCGTCTGGAGTATATGGACCTTCAAGATAACCGTCTTGAAGGACCGATATTTCCTCAGTTTACAAGTGGACTGCAGAATCTGAACACACTTTGGCTATCAAATAACTCCCTGAATGGAGAAATACCATCCTGGATATTCTCCCTTCCATTACTGAGTGAACTAGACTTGAGTAATAACCACTTTTCTGGTCAACTTAAGGAATTCAGTAACAATTCGGCACTAGTCCGTGTTGATATAAGCGAGAATGAGATGCAAGGATGTCTTCCCAAATCAATTCAGAACCTTGTGAGCCTAGTCTTGATTAGTTTAGCAAATAACCAGTTGCAATGTCCTCTTCCCAAGTCACTCCAGAACCTCAGAAATCTAAAGTATTTTGATCTTTTGTCTAACAATTTTAGTGGGAGTGTAGATGTCAGTGTCTTTTCGAACCTCAAACAACTTTGGTATCTTGATCTGTCATACAATAGTATTTCTCTGATCAATGAGAACAAAGTCAAGTCTACATTGCCCCAATCTCTTGAATACTTATATTTGGCTGCTTGTCAAGTAAAAGAACTGGATTTTTTGAGATCAGCAAAGAACTTTTATACCTTGGATCTTTCATATAACAACATTCAAGGAACAATTCCTGATGTGGTATTGTCTAATTGGATGCATTCCATAAAAAATCTTAATCTAGCCCACAACATGTTGACTAGTATTGACCACATTTCATCATTTTCCCAACTGATCTCTATTAACTTATTGTCCAATTCTCTTCAAGGGACACTACCAATTCCACCACCCTCTATAGAATTCTTCTTCATGTCAAATAATAATGTCAGTGGTAAGATCCCTTCTTCTATTTGCAATTTGACAACATTAAAAATCCTAGATTTGTCAAATAACAATTTGAAGGGAGAAATTCCACAATGTTTGGGTAACATGAGTGATCAACTCGAGGTTTTGGATATGCGACACAATAGTCTTTCTGGGAGTCTGCAAACAACTTTTAGCTCCGGAAGTAAACTCAAAAGCTTCAACTTGCATGGCAATAATCTAGAGGGAAAACTCCCAAGATCCTTGGCTAATTGCAAAGAGTTGGAAGTTCTTGACTTAGGAAACAATCAACTCAATGACACATTCCCTATGTGGTTGGGGACTCTtccaaatcttcaagttttaagCTTGAGACTCAATAATTTGCATGGACCAATTAGAACTTCAACTAGTTCGAAACTGTTTCCTCAGCTTCGGATGTTAGATCTCTCTCGCAATGCCTTTACAGCAGAACTGCCAACAAGTCTTTTCAGAAATCTGAAAGCAATGAGGAGAATTGTCATTGATAAAACAATGAAGGCACCAGGTGATGAAGAAAAGACATATTACCAAGACTCGGTAATTGTTTCAACAAAGGGATTGGAGTTAGAAGTTGTGAGAATCTTGTCTTTGTACACCACTATGGATCTTTCAAACAACGAGTTTGAAGGGCATATTCCTAGTATGTTGGGAGACCTCATCGCACTGCGTGTGTTGAATTTATCTCACAATGAGTTGCACGGTCATATACCACCATCACTTGGAAAGTTATCTGTAGTCGAATCGTTGGACCTTTCATCCAATAGGCTTTCAGGAGAGATACCAAAACAACTTGTTTCTCTTACATCTCTTGCAGTTTTTAATCTCTCACGCAATCATCTTGAAGGATGCATTCCAAAAGggaatcaatttgatacattTGACAACAATTCATATGAAGGCAATGACAGATTGCGTGGATTGCCAGTTTCACGAGGTTGTGGAAGTGACCGGATACCAGAGACAAACAACACAACATTTGTGCCAGATGAAGAAAATGATTCAACATTTCTAAGTGAGCTCAGTTGGAAAGTGGTTCTTATGGGATATGGTACTGGATTGATTATTGGATTCTCCATAGCATATTTGATGCTTTCTTCTCGAAATCCAAATTGGCTTTCTGGGATAGCTGAAGATTTAGAATACAGAATCATTATGAGAAGGCGAAAGAAGCAGCGAGGTCAAATGCAttacagaagaagaagaaataatggCATCTAG
- the LOC125866575 gene encoding DNA (cytosine-5)-methyltransferase CMT3-like, whose product MPSKRKSSPATKPESSSGSRKSKRLVVERPDPVVAQPADSDFEQEPVLSSTKKSTRRTTAESSVVACQSESNNKKLKKLAVEKVESGVASPADSDFVSESNSATPSKKSTRQAAVKVEPLVDSVAESDFVEEEDVDGMELGSLKKSLSISPSKRKPMRAEKVKDEECALAGDPVPDAEARLKWPHRYNKGKSNGTKSLNGQDDPDQLIQAKCHFSRADVDGQIYYLEDDAHVKAADGEDDYICKIVEFFEAVDGMQYFTAQWFYRAKDTVIKSHDQFIDNKRVFLSEIKDDNPLDCLVTKLKIVPVPSNATSQFKENVKSNCDFYYDMKYLLPYSSFISLPPDTTSPVSSSSTISSDIDAGEVKEHNLEKKLLDLYSGCGAMSTGLCLGANSKGVKLVTKWAVDLNKHACDSLRLNHPETQVRNEYASDFLSLLKEWVQLCVSCSLVKSSVPPHPHLKVTDEVEEDEENDDEGDDSGDDKEGEIFEVEELLEVCYGDPKENNKPGLYFKVRWRGYGPEEDTWEPIDGLSDCPKKIKEFVAKGFKANLLPLPGDVDVVCGGPPCQGISGFNRFRNKENPMQDPKNKQLDVYMDIVDFLKPKFVLMENVVDLVKFSNGFLGRYALSRLVGMNYQARMGMMAAGAYGLPQFRMRVFMFGALSSEKLPQYPLPTHKVIVRGVIPVEFESNTVAYDSGQDLELKKELFLGDALSDLPLVENNEPRDEMPYTDEPKSDFQHFIRMGRDGLPGSVLYDHRPLQLNEDDHQRVCQIPKRKGANFRDLPGVRVRPDNKVEWDPDVERVKLPSGKPLVPDYAMSFVGGSSSKPFGRLWWDETVPTVVTRAEPHNQTIVHPLQDRVLTIRENARLQGFPDYYKLIGPIKERYMQVGNAVAVPVARALGYSLAMSIKGLSGETPLFTLPKNFPSHEEQNCNEVSQ is encoded by the exons ATGCCTAGCAAACGGAAATCTTCTCCGGCAACAAAGCCAGAGTCTTCATCCGGCAGCAGGAAGTCGAAGAGACTTGTAGTTGAAAGGCCAGATCCAGTAGTAGCTCAACCAGCTGATTCCGATTTTGAACAGGAACCTGTTTTATCATCAACGAAGAAATCCACGAGACGAACAACAGCTGAAAGTTCAGTGGTAGCTTGTCAATCGGAAAGCAATAACAAGAAGTTGAAGAAGCTAGCTGTAGAAAAGGTAGAATCTGGCGTAGCTTCACCAGCTGATAGCGATTTCGTATCTGAGTCTAATTCAGCGACGCCGAGCAAGAAATCCACGAGGCAAGCTGCAGTAAAGGTGGAACCTTTGGTGGATTCTGTAGCTGAGAGTGATTTTGTGGAGGAGGAAGATGTAGATGGAATGGAGCTAGGGAGTCTGAAGAAGAGCTTGTCGATTTCACCTTCAAAAAGGAAGCCTATGAGAGCTGAGAAAGTGAAAGATGAAGAGTGTGCACTTGCCGGTGACCCTGTTCCGGATGCAGAAGCTAGATTGAAGTGGCCTCATCGCTAT AACAAGGGGAAATCAAATGGTACCAAGAGCTTAAATGG TCAAGATGATCCGGACCAGTTAATTCAAGCTAAGTGCCATTTTAGTCGAGCGGATGTTGATGGTCAGATTTATTATCTCGAGGATGATGCACATGTGAAG GCTGCTGATGGCGAGGATGATTACATTTGCAAGATTGTCGAATTCTTTGAAGCAGTTGATGGCATGCAGTATTTTACAGCTCAGTGGTTTTATAGAGCTAAGGATACT GTTATTAAAAGCCACGATCAGTTCATTGACAATAAACGTGTATTCCTTTCTGAAATCAAGGATGACAACCCTCTTGATTGCCTTGTGACCAAACTAAAGATTGTTCCTGTGCCCTCAAAT GCAACTTCACAGTTCAAGGAAAATGTAAAATCAAATTGTGATTTCTACTATGACATGAAGTACTTGCTTCCATACTCTTCCTTCATTAGCTTGCCTCCTG ATACTACAAGTCCAGTTAGTTCATCTTCTACTATATCAAGTGACATTGATGCTGGTGAAGTCAAAGAACACAATCTGGAAAAGAAGCTATTGGATCTATATTCAGGATGTGGAGCAATGTCCACAGGGTTATGCTTGGGTGCCAATAGCAAAGGCGTTAAACTTGTTACT AAATGGGCTGTTGACCTTAACAAACATGCATGTGACAGTTTGAGATTGAACCACCCAGAGACTCAGGTGAGGAATGAGTATGCCAGTGACTTCCTATCACTTCTAAAGGAGTGGGTGCAGCTTTGTGTCTCTTGTTCCTTGGTAAAAAGCAGTGTTCCTCCACACCCTCATTTGAAAGTAACagatgaagttgaagaagatgaagaaaatgatGATGAAGGTGATGATTCTGGTGATGATAAAGAAGGTGAAATATTTGAGGTCGAAGAACTATTAGAAGTTTGTTACGGAGAtcctaaagaaaataacaaaccTGGACTTTACTTCAAG GTCCGCTGGAGAGGTTATGGTCCAGAGGAAGACACCTGGGAGCCAATAGATGGCTTAAG TGACTGCCCGAAGAAAATCAAAGAGTTTGTGGCAAAAGGCTTCAAAGCAAATCTTTTGCCGTTGCCT GGtgatgttgatgttgtatgCGGTGGACCACCTTGCCAAGGAATCAGTGGATTCAATCGTTTTAGGAATAAAGAAAATCCGATGCAGGATCCTAAAAATAAACAACTTGATGTCTACATGGACATTGTGGATTTCTTGAAACCCAAGTTTGTATTAATGGAGAACGTGGTGGACCTTGTCAAATTCTCCAATGGTTTCCTTGGGCGATATGCATTGAGCAGGCTTGTTGGGATGAACTACCAAGCACGGATGGGAATGATGGCAGCTGGTGCGTATGGTCTTCCACAATTTCGTATGCGTGTCTTCATGTTTGGTGCTCTTTCATCGGAG AAGTTGCCACAATATCCATTGCCCACACATAAAGTTATTGTGAGGGGTGTTATTCCCGTAGAATTTGAG TCAAACACAGTTGCGTATGATTCAGGCCAGGATCTTGAGTTAAAGAAAGAGCTCTTTCTTGGTGACGCACTTTCTGATCTCCCTTTG GTGGAGAACAATGAGCCAAGAGATGAAATGCCTTACACTGATGAGCCCAAATCTGATTTCCAGCATTTTATAAGAATGGGGAGGGATG GGTTGCCGGGAAGCGTACTATATGATCATCGTCCTCTTCAGTTGAATGAAGATGATCATCAGCGTGTATGTCAAATTCCCAAGCGGAAG GGTGCAAACTTCAGGGACTTGCCTGGAGTTCGTGTTCGGCCAGATAATAAAGTTGAATGGGACCCAGATGTGGAGAGAGTAAAGCTACCTTCTGGAAAGCCTTTG GTCCCCGACTATGCTATGAGCTTCGTTGGTGGTAGTTCCTCAAA ACCGTTTGGTCGTTTGTGGTGGGATGAAACTGTCCCAACAGTTGTGACGAGAGCTGAACCCCATAATCAG ACCATAGTACATCCACTACAAGATAGAGTGCTCACAATTCGTGAAAATGCAAGGCTCCAAGGTTTTCCTGACTACTACAAGTTGATAGGTCCAATAAAAGAAAG GTACATGCAAGTAGGTAATGCAGTTGCAGTTCCAGTTGCCCGAGCATTGGGCTATTCTTTGGCCATGTCAATAAAGGGATTATCAGGAGAAACACCATTGTTCACCTTGCCAAAAAATTTCCCATCTCACGAGGAACAGAATTGTAATGAAGTGTCCCAATAA
- the LOC125866600 gene encoding uncharacterized protein LOC125866600 — protein sequence MTTPERPQPEVPSIDLEEYSASKTLIPFDQPVPLLRGPIKAGSQEETAGRFILAFKDPISWASAYKACESQVTQQCESGARIGCSIAASDKCKTPWWKSFTGSASNQDFAERARCEEREMEACLEAAKGKCHEFAKQKCFPAFCDARIAVKGLSPKVNKNELSRLISWVNLGENCQIADLWRLERPWLEFKAQLEVSYCKGSDILGSDE from the coding sequence ATGACAACACCAGAACGACCACAACCAGAAGTGCCATCAATCGACCTCGAGGAGTACTCTGCATCAAAGACTCTGATTCCTTTTGACCAACCAGTCCCTCTACTTCGAGGTCCCATCAAGGCTGGCTCACAAGAAGAAACAGCTGGGCGATTCATCCTCGCATTTAAAGACCCTATCTCCTGGGCCTCTGCATACAAGGCTTGTGAGTCTCAAGTCACTCAACAATGTGAATCTGGAGCTAGGATTGGTTGCTCTATCGCAGCCTCAGACAAATGTAAAACTCCTTGGTGGAAATCATTCACTGGCAGTGCTTCCAATCAAGACTTTGCAGAGAGGGCGAGATGTGAAGAAcgtgaaatggaggcttgccttgAAGCAGCAAAGGGGAAGTGCCATGAATTTGCAAAGCAGAAGTGCTTCCCAGCATTTTGTGATGCAAGGATTGCTGTAAAAGGATTGAGTCCCAAGGTGAACAAAAACGAGTTATCCAGGCTAATTTCTTGGGTGAACTTAGGGGAGAATTGTCAGATAGCTGATCTTTGGAGATTAGAGAGGCCTTGGCTCGAGTTTAAGGCACAACTAGAAGTGTCTTATTGCAAAGGGAGTGATATATTAGGTTCAGATGAGTAA